In Pseudomonas sp. MM213, a genomic segment contains:
- a CDS encoding aldehyde dehydrogenase family protein: MSNVEILPQVAAFLDRRHGCFIDGQWVFAEGPRIAVVNPATGKTLCETLDAPLEVVEQAVQSSHKAFKSGVWSGLRPADRERILLNFTALVEAHAEELAQLETLSQGKSINMARALDLNATVEFMRYMSGWATKIEGQTFDVSIPLPPGAKFTAFTKREPVGVVVGIVPWNFPLLIAAWKLMPALATGCTVIIKPAMETPLTAMRLAELALEAGIPAGVFNVVTGGGANVGGVLTAHPLVSKVSFTGSTAVGKSVGVACMENMTRFSLELGGKNPMIVLADADIEKAVQGAILGGLLNNGQVCAAASRFYVHRSIHDQFVEALAAAVSAMPIGAGMNGEAAINPLVSRKQQQSVLKHIELARREGARVVSGGELVEGEGFYVQPTILADIDHSMAVAREEVFGPVLGVMPFDDEDAVIALANDNRYGLAASLWTNDLGKAMNLVPRIEAGTVWVNAHVLLDPAMPFGGVKQSGMGREFGRAVIEAYTELKSVCIAH; this comes from the coding sequence ATGAGCAACGTTGAAATCCTGCCGCAGGTTGCTGCATTCCTTGACCGCCGCCACGGCTGCTTTATCGATGGCCAATGGGTGTTCGCCGAAGGGCCGCGCATTGCCGTGGTCAACCCGGCCACCGGCAAAACCCTGTGCGAAACCCTCGACGCACCGCTGGAGGTGGTCGAACAGGCGGTGCAGTCGTCGCATAAAGCCTTCAAGTCCGGCGTATGGTCGGGCCTGCGCCCGGCGGACCGCGAACGCATCCTGCTGAACTTCACTGCGCTGGTAGAAGCGCATGCCGAAGAGCTGGCGCAGCTGGAAACCCTGAGTCAGGGCAAGTCGATCAACATGGCGCGCGCACTGGACCTGAACGCCACCGTGGAGTTCATGCGCTACATGTCCGGCTGGGCGACCAAGATCGAAGGGCAGACCTTTGACGTGTCGATTCCGCTGCCGCCGGGGGCGAAATTCACCGCGTTCACCAAGCGTGAACCGGTGGGCGTGGTGGTCGGGATCGTGCCGTGGAACTTCCCGCTGCTGATCGCGGCGTGGAAGCTGATGCCGGCGCTGGCCACCGGTTGCACGGTGATCATCAAACCGGCGATGGAAACGCCGCTGACCGCCATGCGCCTGGCTGAACTGGCGCTGGAAGCGGGGATTCCGGCAGGCGTGTTCAACGTCGTCACCGGTGGCGGCGCCAATGTCGGCGGTGTGTTGACGGCGCATCCACTGGTGAGCAAAGTGTCCTTCACCGGTTCCACGGCGGTGGGCAAAAGCGTCGGCGTGGCGTGCATGGAAAACATGACGCGGTTCTCGCTGGAGCTGGGTGGCAAAAACCCGATGATCGTGTTGGCCGATGCCGACATCGAAAAAGCCGTGCAGGGCGCAATCCTCGGCGGTCTGCTGAACAACGGCCAGGTGTGTGCGGCAGCTTCGCGCTTCTACGTGCATCGCTCGATCCACGATCAATTCGTTGAAGCACTCGCCGCCGCCGTATCGGCGATGCCTATCGGCGCAGGCATGAACGGCGAAGCGGCGATCAACCCGCTGGTCTCGCGCAAGCAGCAGCAAAGCGTGCTCAAGCACATCGAGCTGGCGCGTCGCGAAGGCGCACGAGTAGTGTCCGGGGGCGAGCTGGTGGAAGGCGAGGGCTTCTATGTGCAGCCGACCATTCTGGCCGACATCGATCACAGCATGGCGGTGGCCCGCGAAGAGGTGTTCGGCCCGGTACTGGGGGTGATGCCGTTTGACGATGAAGACGCCGTGATCGCCCTGGCCAACGACAACCGCTACGGCCTGGCCGCGAGCCTGTGGACCAATGACCTCGGCAAAGCGATGAACCTGGTGCCGCGCATCGAGGCCGGCACCGTGTGGGTCAACGCCCACGTGCTGCTCGACCCGGCCATGCCGTTTGGTGGCGTCAAGCAGTCCGGCATGGGCCGCGAGTTCGGTCGTGCGGTGATCGAGGCCTACACCGAGCTGAAATCAGTGTGCATCGCCCACTGA